TCCTCCTTACCTAATCTTTCCTTTTACATGCTTCTCCATTTTAGCATTTgtgttttgcatgtttgtgaaaaaaaaatttatagcTTAGTTTTTCCAGGTATTTATTTGAGTCATATACAcggataagccataacattcacACCACCTGCTTAATATgcagtcaaaacagctctgctaAGACATGAACACCACATGTGGTTACCACCAGGTAGTTTAATTTCTGTATGTTATGaggtggatcatcctacagtACATCACTTCCATGGGTAAATGATGATCTTAGAATAGGATTAATCAGACCAGTTGGTCTACTTtcattgctctgatgtccagttttAAGTCCTTGGGGTGTAGTTTTTGGAGAGGCTGAGTGTAGAGTTTGGAAGGGTGGTGTGTAGAGTAAATGAATTTGGATTGAGTGTTTGGAGGGGTTGGATGTTAACTGGAAGAATGTGGATGTAATGTTTGGAGGGGTTGTGTGTGGAGTAAATGAATTTGGATTGAGTGTTTGGAGGGGTTGGGTGTAAAGTTTTAATACAGAGCAAATGAATATGTTAATATAACAATATCAATTCAATTTTAGCACTTAATCTTGCATTCTGGATAAAGTTCTTTTGTATGTTAAACTAACTTAACGcatattaaaagtaaagcttATCTAGCAGTTGAAGGCTAACAATAATTTACTCGTTTAGTGAGGTTAAGGTGCTAACCCTGTTACTTTACTCTCCTGCCATGAGTTTTCTGAATTTTATTTtccctaaaataaaaataaatgcgaAGTTGGCGAAGATAAACGGACTCGGTCACAGAAAACAACTGAATCACTCACCTACTTCAGAATCAGACAAATCAATTCTTTAGAATCGATTCAACTCTCATTGCTTTGATTTAGAGAATCGACTCTTGAGCCGAAGGTGGTCAATTTAACGTTGTGCAGTATAATGGGCTTTAACTGAAGTCATTTAATTGAATACTTTAATGGATAAGGAATTATTAATGAGGGGCGAAGTggaaaaataatacataatacatgaAAAATACATAATTTTCCTATAGTTTTTATCATTCTCCAGTCCAGTTAGAGGCGCTGATGAACCAACCAGGTTACTGAGCGCTAAACCTGCAGCAGATGATGATGTCGACGGGGAGCTCATGGTGTGGAGATCAAATAAATCTCATTTTACAGTAGCCGCTGGATCTGATCAATGAACTTCCACTAAAATATGGTTCTTGTGGTTGGGTTTGAGCTGTTAAACTCCATTCTGCTTTAAACACACAAAGTAAGTTAGTCTGGAACTGCTAGCTGAACTgctgctaactgttagcatcactaaaaatgtgtaaaagttTTTGGTGTAGTAGTTTTATATAGCATGTTTAGTAGATTACCAGCAGTTATTTtagtagttttattttttcGTCCCAGTAGCCATGGTTTGCCAGAGTACACCTGATGTTACCTGTACCTTTTATGAGGGCCTATAGGAATGCTCTTTGTTTGATCTGTCTCCTCAGATCTGTTCCCCCAGGGTGGTCCTGCCAGGAGAACTAAGTTCCAGGTGAGGTACACCAGTTCCTTCACCATGACAAGGTCTTGGTCTTTAAAGGTGCCTACTTGACGTCTCCATTTGTTATTGGTTTAATTAATTGATAACattttggaatgtttttgtgatCAAAAGACAGATTGTTGTTAAGTGAAGATTTTAAAAGTGtgcatttctatatttttaGTTGCTTTAAGCAAGCAGTCATGGAGCTGAACAGCAGTGATTCTGGAAGTGACCCACACAATATTCTAAAGGTTATCTGCATTAAagaggaagaacctgaagatgatGATTACCTCTGTAAGAAAATGTGGTGTCTTgacattttttatgcattttacaaactgctaAAACACTGGACAGGATTTGAAGTCATCTTGTATTTTAATTAgcccattattttattttttgttttgttattcaCCTCCAGACTGTGAGGAGTGCAAATCCACTTTCTTCAACAAGTGTGAGGTTCATGGTCCACCTCGCTTCATTCCTGATACTCCTGTTCCCATTGGGGTTGTCAACCGAGCAAGACTGACGCTTCCGGATAGTCTAGAGGTTCGGCAGTCCGGTATTCCTAATGCAGGCTTGGGGGTGTTTAATAAGGGGGACTCTGTTCCTCTGGGTGTGTACTTTGGACCCTATCAGGGAGAAATGGTAGACCAAGAGGAAGCCATAAACAGTGGATACTCATGGGTGGTAAGTAACTTTCTGAAGAGTATAAATAcagtttctttaaaatgttaaaattataGCAGGTTAAGTGCTAAACAGGTAACGTGCCTAATTAGAAGTACAGATGTAATGTAGTGTTTTCAGGACCAGTGTTGGCTGGAACCAGAAAATTTGAGTTCTTTTAGGTTCTGTCTGAGGAATCCAATCTATCAGTTTTTGTCAGTAGTCAGTGTCCTTCATTCCACCATCACTGTgtcctgttttattttgaaCACTGAGTCTGGTAATGCCCCTTGCATTACACCTGGGCAGTCAAACAACTGACTCCAAGAATGTATGTGGATGTACTATGTACATACACCAAATGACCTCACAATGGTCCACATTAATCGTATGATTGAAGTACATTGTTAGTATCTTGTAGCTTGATGCCTGGAGTGATGGCTATGTATTTTTTTTGCTGCTGGGCTGTTTAACATCCAAACTTAATACATGCTGTGCAAATATAAACAcctgctttttcttttgttttttgccCATGTGATTATTAACAACTTTCAGTCGTGCTTTAAGGTGCTGAATATGGAgcaggatttttattttattgcttcaGCTTTTAAGCTtatgtaatgtaaagcttgcttgattgaGGAATgtgtcacccatgttccagcagcttctaactgTTCTAGCAGCTTCTCGAATTATATCTGACCGTCTAGACAAAGTTCCATACCACCACCATCTACACCACCAAATTGATCATTTTTGTTGATGTCTGTATATTTTAGACCCAGGTGATTTTTGGAAAACCCAAATAAACCTAAACACTGAAAATTTATGAACGTGTTCCAATTATTTAGTCTCAAAATAGAACAGTTGTGCAAGATCTCAGTTTTGTCTCTGATGACAGTAACGTGATTCTTTATGAAATCTGAAAACAGAACCATTACTCTTaagatttaaaagaaaatattttaaaatacagaAGAAATGTAACTCATGTTTTGCAGATCTGCACCAGTGGACAGTGTGAGGTTTACATAGATGCCAAGAAAGAGACTCATGCTAACTGGATGAGGTGAGGAACACACCACCGACTTCTCTTTGCTCCTTGAATAGCATCTGATTTGGTTCCTCcctatttaataaaaaacaacctGCATTTTCCTTCTCGGTTCTGGATCATTTCTGATTATCTGTCTGCTCCTGACCCCTGTGCTTCATTTTCAGGTATGTGAACTGTGCTCGTAATGATGATGAGAACAATCTAGTGGCATTTCAGTACCAAGGTGAGATCCTCTACCGTTGCTGTCGACCCATCAAACCAGGACAGGAGCTCTTGGTCTGGTTTGACGAGGCATACTCTAAAGATCTCGGCATCACGTTTGACTACCTTTGGAACAAAAAGTGCTCAGCAAACGGTAAAGTCTAAACATTTTTATCctcatttgtttctttatttatttaaaactgatcatttattattattattattattaagtggtAACAACACATTATTATCCATATTCAGTAAATTCAAGCATCCAAGAGTATTGActgtagagaatgtgtgtgtgaaaagaCTGGAGTTTTTGTTCGACAAAAAGTAAATACTTAGTAAAAATACAGCTCCTTCACAAAGGCTTTAGTGCTACTGGTTTCTTTAGGTATTTCAACAACCCTTTCTTGCAGAACAAGTCTTCTCTAGGTTTTGCTACATGTGATATGCACCTATCAGGCTTTAGATTCAATGTATCATCCATACATGTGGTCTTTCCCATTTAGTGTGATCTAGCAGGAAATAAAAtcttgtttccttttttttttgcttttatttaggaGGTCAGTGGGGTAGTTTTTCCTCCTCTTATGGTCAGGACTGAAATGGCAGGGTTTCTCAAACCTTTTATAGACAAAGACACTGTGCATGCTAGGCATTACACAAAGCCAGTTGTTAAGAGAGTAGCTTTCACCTTTTCTAatgtttcctttcttttttttccagaaaGTACCCCATTAACCCAGCAAGTCTTCTCCTGCTCCCAGTGCACACTTTCCTTTACATCTGAAATTTACCTTCACAAACACATTGCGAGACGCCACCACGAGGAATATATGAGGCTGCTAACCCTAGGAGTGATCAAAAGCTCCACTAGCAGACCAATAGAAGATGAAATTCACCAGTGCCCTGAGTGTGGCAAAAGTTTTAGTCAAAggagtgctctcaaaacacaccagcgcattcacacaggaaacAAGCCCTACAAGTGCACACAGTGTGGGGTTTGCTATGCCAAACCAAGTCATCTGGAACGACACCTCCGTAGCCATACAGGAGAAAAACCCTATCAGTGTTCAGAATGTGGCAAGTGCTTTACACAACAAAGTAATCTGCAACGACACCAGCGcgttcatacaggagagaaaccctatcactgctcagaatgtggGAAGACCTTTTCACGACACAGTCACCTCCAaactcaccagcgcattcacactggagaaaagccgtaccagtgctcacaatgtgagAAAAGCTTTTCTCACCAGATTACTCTTCAGCTGCATGAGCGCATTCACTCAGGAGAGAAACCCCATCAGTGTTTGTactgtgagaagagttttactcaCCACAGCAATCTCCAATCTCACATCCGCGTTCAtactggagagaagccgtaccagtgttcacagtgtggaaggTGTTTTTCACAacaaagtaatctcaaaatGCACCAGCGCACTCATACAGGAGGGTGGCCTACAGATGACACGTGGCTCCAAGCTACTCCTTATAACGATGCTGGTTTCTGAGCTTCCTTCAAGTCAGAGGGATCCATTCTTATCCACAGAAGGCCATTGTGGCTGTAGATTTTCATACCAGCCAGGCAGCTGTTAaggcatttaaaaaacaaggtcaAATCATTACACATTTGTAGTTTGCTTGGTTGGTAATAAAAAGTAAAGCCAGATTGGCCCCTTTCAAATGAGTAGCGATGGTAGAAACAAGGCTTTTCGAAGCTCTTATTCAGATAAACCAAAACATGGACATTGCCTGGTTCTGTTTCAATACTTTCCGTTGTTGTGTAACACTTTTATAAAGAATACAATCAAAAAAGTCGACCAATCAGACCACTGATCACTCATGACCCATTTCAATCAGTGTAGTAGCATGAAACTAATGCAGTGTCACACATTTAAGATTGACCATGCATTCCAGTTTGCTTTCGGACTCAGTGTTTTCCCCCACTGACAGACCACCAAACATTCAAACGTTTTCAAACAATATGAGGTGACAAGTCCTGCTTTAAGGAAATGACTGTATTTGCCACTTTGAACTGAATCTCAAAGctcttttttgtatttgttgtgTTGCAAATATTTTAAAGCCTTATAAGTTACTGTATCAAGTACAAACAACACTAGTTGTAAATACCGTGTATAAAAAGCAACAGCGTTTATGGTAATGAGTTATGTTATCGTTTTAGGCTAATATTTAGTTATTAGTATAAAGTGCTTATTAACATTGAGCTTTTAGGTGTATATAttgcatatacaccaatcagccaaaaCTTTACAACCACCTACTTAATGTGCTGTCAAAACAGTTCTGACCCACCAAGTCATCTGAagaagtcctgtggtatctgatcTCAGGAGCTCCTTTAACAGTTTTTTCATTAGTCAGACCAGTCGACTGCTTTCTTTGCTCTGGTGTCTAGTTCCACTGGCTGCATGCACATTGTAGGTTGGtagacaggagttagcatgggcacctTGACTGACTTGTGACTACACAGTCTCGTGCACAGAAGAGTTTGATGCTCATCACCAAGATTCAAACGACTTGCAATTTGGTCcgctcttctgttggtccataccaAAAATCACAGCCTTCATGTTCTCTGGCATCAATGAATTTTGGCCTTCCCACAACCTTTTGGTGGTTTGTGATCTATGAGTAATTATCATGAGCCCACCATTCATTATATTCCTGACCCTCACATGCACTATTGTTACCAAATGGGCATTgacatgcacatttttgggggTTGGTCCTAAAGTtttgactgatcggtgtattaggACTTCACCAGTTTCAGTGCTCTTAAGTATTAATCCTTTATTCTTTGGAACAGTACTAGATGTATGGAATAAGACTCTTAGAACTGACTCATTCCTCTAAAGAGACAAGTGGACCCAAATCAAGTCAGCAAAACACCCCATAACCAGCATAAGAGCCACTCAGAATCTTTACTGTATGGTTGTGGATAATATGGTAAGAAATGtctcagtaatgtgatctgaTCACCAGTAGGCCGAGGGTTTATGCATCATATAACTGTTCTTCTCTTGCTGTCTTGATTAAAAAATGAAGATAAAATTAACCTGCTCAGTATTTTCTACAGACCTTAGAGCATGGTAGGATGTGAACTGCATAATCATACAATGCAGGAGAAAATATTATTTTGGCTCAATTTATCCACAAAGGGCGTTTGTAGATTTTTACGAACTAAACATTAGTTTTACCTGATACTACGTATTAATCAGTTGTTTTATCCTTTTGTGGATAAAATGGTACATTTCGAAGCATGACTTCCATTCTGAATTTTCAAACTTGGATTGACAGTCATCAGAACAAAATAATTTAGTTCAAAGAACAAGCATTGAGAAAGAAATTAATATTCCACACAGTGTGGAAGAATGGAGAATCCAGAGAGTGCAAGAACTGTAAAGTAAAATAGATATAGAATCTTCGTATCTATGATTATCAGTATTTGGTTTATTTGTATTGGTGGGGGATTAAATATTCAGTTCTAGTTAAAACCTTATGTAGACTTGCAAGAGATGCCTATTTCagttttttctgtatttttatttctagcTGAATGAAAAAAGCGTTTTATaactgtgtgtgcgtgcgtgcgtgcgtgtgtgtgtgcgcaaatACACAAACTGTTAATTAGGTATTGTTTAAGTCTGTGGCATGACCTCTTCGTTTCTCATTAATGATTAAGTACAGCTGGTGACTGTTTtcataaatagggctagtttgattgGACCCTGTTTGACAGGCTTGGGAAGAAATTTTGTAAACGTGAGCATAAAAACAGGGCTGTTGTAAATTAGAAGCTGTTCTACAGTAACACTGTCCACaatcaagtgagctttacatcacTCATTtaatgtggacagtgtcacccatgtttctgcagttttattttctttaataacTTTAGTAAACAGCTTTTTTGTTGGTTCCTGAATGATGTTCCTGACAGTTTTGGTTACATAATTTCTTTAAATAGTACAGTTAAACTAGTCCTATTTATATGAGCACAGGAAGGTCACcagctgtttttaaaaaaatcataattacaAATGTGAAATCGGGAGGATGTTAAAGGACAGAACTGTATGTATATGTTTCTTCCTTCcagagaatccagaaagtactggTTACTGTTGGAtcactttttttctttaatgaatcaaataaaatattaaataatgttttttggttACTCTGGTTTTCTTGTCTTGCATTTAAATTAGTTTTAAGATCTAAACATATTTTATGTGattaatgaaaaatgtaaaaaaaaaaaatatcaaagagtgcaaatactttttcatgaCATTGTATCTCTTTACGGAGCGTCTCTCCTCCACTCTCCAGTCCAGTCAAATTACTGTCAGAAGCAGCAGATTAAACCATTCTGTGTTTATCTGATGGAGTTCCAATAAAAGATGATTCTTGTGATTGGATTTAATTTCATTAACTGCTTCATTTCGGTCAAGGTCATaatgggtccagttccaccaagAAAATTAGAACGCAGGGCAGGAATATTCTGGACAGAGTGGCAATTATTTCCAGGGCTTCAGCTAATTTCTGCTGACTTCATATTGTAGCATTAAACTTTAAGGTCCATATCTCCTACCACATATGACTTAAAGACAAAATTTTCTTTTCACAGTTACTTCTCTCATGCCCTACAAGAAGAACCTGGAGAACCATATAGCTTAGTTCCCAAGATATTTGAGGTAATTTCATAATATGTGAACTCAAATTCTGAGCGCAAACTAGTTTCTGTATTTTCACACACATCTGGTATCAAAGGAACCCTGAGaactttaataattatttaaaaaaggaatTTCTATACAGT
The Trichomycterus rosablanca isolate fTriRos1 chromosome 12, fTriRos1.hap1, whole genome shotgun sequence genome window above contains:
- the LOC134324287 gene encoding histone-lysine N-methyltransferase PRDM9-like, whose translation is MELNSSDSGSDPHNILKVICIKEEEPEDDDYLYCEECKSTFFNKCEVHGPPRFIPDTPVPIGVVNRARLTLPDSLEVRQSGIPNAGLGVFNKGDSVPLGVYFGPYQGEMVDQEEAINSGYSWVICTSGQCEVYIDAKKETHANWMRYVNCARNDDENNLVAFQYQGEILYRCCRPIKPGQELLVWFDEAYSKDLGITFDYLWNKKCSANESTPLTQQVFSCSQCTLSFTSEIYLHKHIARRHHEEYMRLLTLGVIKSSTSRPIEDEIHQCPECGKSFSQRSALKTHQRIHTGNKPYKCTQCGVCYAKPSHLERHLRSHTGEKPYQCSECGKCFTQQSNLQRHQRVHTGEKPYHCSECGKTFSRHSHLQTHQRIHTGEKPYQCSQCEKSFSHQITLQLHERIHSGEKPHQCLYCEKSFTHHSNLQSHIRVHTGEKPYQCSQCGRCFSQQSNLKMHQRTHTGGWPTDDTWLQATPYNDAGF